The DNA window GCTTCTTCTCCCACTTAAAGACAGAAGCTCTCCAACACCATCATATCCAAGATACTGAGCAGGCTCAAATCCTAATTCAAAGGTATATTCGTTTTTACAACGAGGAGCGGCTTCAACTGAAATTAAACAAGCTGACGCCTGTAGAATACAGGCGTCAGCACGCCGCATAAGCCGGGTGTTTTTACGTGTCTACATTTTTGGGGCTTGACCATTTGCCGCCGGGTCCGTCCTTTGGATCGCCTGCGGTCAACGCTTTCCGGCAGGACGGAATTTCGCGGCGCAACCGGAGGATGCAAAATCCGCATCCCTTCCCACGTCCCGCACCTGCTCCCAAAAGGCGACGACGCAGTCGAGGGGGCGGGACACCGCCTTCTCCCCGGCAAAGAAGAAGGTCTCCTCTTCTTCGTCTTCCCCTTCAAATGTCACATAATAGACCGAATAACGGACGGTTCCCCGATCGGAATCCTCAATGTCAAAATGCGCTTCGTGGCTGATCGAAAGCCGCGAAAAGGAGCGCACCGCTTCCCGGTCGGCTGCGTCTTCCATGTCCCGGAAGCGGATGGCAAACCGGTCCGCCTGCTCATCGATGACGACCTCGCGAACGCGGCCGTACAGCAGAAGCTTCCCCTCATCCGCGTCGATCGTTCCCGTCAGTGCCGACGCCCCTTTGACCGCGCGATTGAGCAGGCGCTCCAGATCGGCGGCAACCATCTCACGGACAGAAGCTTGAAAATTGACCACGTTGCCGTGGGGAAACACTCGCATGATGACCGACCCCTTCCGCCCCGATTATACCGGAGGGGGTCCGCCGATTCAAGAAAGGTTTTGCTTCCTCTGTTTCTCCAGCATGCGAAGCTCCACCCGGCGGATCTTTCCGCTGGTGGTCTTGGGCAGC is part of the Planifilum fulgidum genome and encodes:
- a CDS encoding IS3 family transposase, whose translation is FFSHLKTEALQHHHIQDTEQAQILIQRYIRFYNEERLQLKLNKLTPVEYRRQHAA